The Labrus bergylta chromosome 15, fLabBer1.1, whole genome shotgun sequence genome includes a region encoding these proteins:
- the LOC109988439 gene encoding uncharacterized protein, with amino-acid sequence MSTGRNQHKRCCVVGCKDPPVSLHRLPAAEDLREKWLDFIYDGDVPSSVGKHLCVCADHFTPDCFVNYGQYSSGMATKLLLEDGSVPTVRARSNDEENVSQRYNEQRPRDAAASLPLTNLAPQSLNMTGPQSELIISSLPFRNLPPQSVVNISGAQSEVIIASRPFRNLPPQSVMNISGGQSELIISSLPLSNLATQSLNISGITNQESLLELGTVLLDAACQTDPQKGCSVGTQLTKTTLQARFRSKATQSSVPRKDVGVTVGTSTLTKRPLKRTRLEECSPLTCDSADSAKDLSGSTDVTPEPPGPVNKTTFTICETYLLEIFKECPVCQAVCDVQQRRMGPFLYVDQQCQNCRFERKWSSKPDVGGAPAGNLQLSSAVSATIKTEEDSTSREGGRAALHPQPHP; translated from the exons atgTCGACCGGGAGAAATCAGCACAAACGCTGCTGTGTCGTTGGCTGTAAAGACCCACCCGTGTCCCTGCATCGCCTCCCGGCCGCAGAGGACCTGAGAGAGAAGTGGCTGGACTTCATTTACGATGGAGACGTCCCGTCCTCGGTGGGGAAACACTTGTGCGTGTGTGCCGACCACTTCACCCCGGACTGCTTCGTCAACTACGGGCAGTACAGTTCAGGAATGGCCACCAAACTCCTCCTGGAGGACGGGTCCGTACCGACTGTCCGCGCCCGGTCAAACGACGAGGAAAAC gtatCTCAGCGCTACAACGAGCAGAGGCCTAGGGATGCAGCAGCCAGCCTTCCTTTGACTAATCTGGCTCCCCAAAGCCTGAATATGACAGGACCACAAAGCGAGCTCATCATATCCAGCCTGCCTTTCAGGAACCTGCCTCCACAAAGCGTGGTGAATATATCAGGCGCGCAAAGCGAGGTCATCATAGCCAGCCGCCCTTTCAGGAACCTGCCTCCACAAAGCGTGATGAATATATCTGGAGGTCAAAGCGAGCTCATCATATCCAGCCTTCCTCTGAGTAATCTGGCTACACAAAGCCTGAATATATCGGGGATAACAAACCAG GAAAGCCTGCTGGAGCTTGGGACCGTCCTTCTCGACGCGGCCTGCCAGACCGACCCACAAAAGGGTTGTTCAGTCGGCACACAGCTGACCAAGACGACGCTCCAAGCTCGCTTCAGGAGCAAAG CCACGCAGAGCTCGGTGCCCAGAAAAGACGTTGGTGTCACTGTCGGCACATCAACATTGACGAAGAGACCGCTTAAGAGAACACGCTTGGAAGAGTGCAGCCCTCTCACATGTGATTCTGCCGACTCCGCCAAAGACCTGAGTGGGTCGACTGATGTAAC ACCTGAGCCTCCTGGTCCCGTTAATAAGACTACTTTTACTATCTGTGAAACATACCTTCTGGAGATCTTTAAGGAGTGCCCTGTGTGTCAGGCGGTCTGCGATGTACAGCAGAGACGGATGGGCCCGTTTTTATATGTAGATCAGCAGTGCCAAAACTGTCGATTTGAACGAAAATGGAGCAGCAAGCCGGATGTTGGAGGCGCTCCTGCTGGAAaccttcagctgtcctctgcagtcagtgcaactataaaaactgaagag GACTCCACGTCCAGAGAGGGGGGCAGAGCGGCCCTCCACCCTCAACCGCACCCATGA
- the tmem214 gene encoding transmembrane protein 214, translated as MASNNVSGGKWEVVKKGKKNSNSGGGKSGTDKKPGGGGGRKALGESNQPSRPPLKMSETLYDGFEKMGKKQNKEQVPPPQAEPENKKPSSSKPSKKTPPSNTVAPTTHRTLEEAFKALDVADLKQQLARSQTLFPENPSVWVKDLAGYLNLNLTAPEAEPTLSSYAHDYPYCLTGKELKGVIKGLIGRCSDILPDFFDHCVYTMLRELDRQSGESLHGYRVCIQAILQDKPRIATQNLPEYLELLRSVQNRPVKCLTIMWALGQAGFYDLSQGLRVWLGIMLPVLGVKSLSSYAIAYLERLLLLHANLTKGFGIMGPKEFFPLLDFAFMPKNALSSSLQEQLRRLYPRLKALAFGAKPETTLHTYLPSFLSRATPHCPDDMKRELLSSMTECLCVDVQSLGVWRQLYTKHLPQSSLLLNHLLKSWNILAPKLRKNLEETIQSFRVTNEEMKDTIETQELQECNNLCQNLQVKMRGRGFPWSKLLMVLLVFAAGFIAHDIRSQGSFADSTTARHLRNSGVTAVSQQAWGKIAVYSKQGFGWLETNTPHYYSECVRVLGPLMEQGLEKAKTAAIFISENTTQFILWVKEKTPLAVEWVNTNTPDSVFQLLAYIRELLLLLHQNYILPALAYISELLQRAWTNLQDSCNGEVSVSCLQAHAVSFTNSTWQLLQHTTSAIKTWAQELLTRA; from the exons CCCCCCTGAAGATGTCAGAGACTCTGTATGACGGCTTTGAGAAGATgggaaagaaacagaacaagGAGCAGGTGCCGCCACCACAAGCAGAGCCTGAAAATAAGAAGCCGTCATCGAGTAAACCGTCAAAGAAAACACCACCCAGCAATACAGTCGCCCCCACGACTCACAGGACCCTCGAGGAAGCCTTCAAAGCT TTGGATGTTGCAGACCTGAAGCAGCAGTTGGCTCGGAGTCAGACCCTGTTCCCAGAAAACCCATCAGTGTGGGTCAAAGACCTGGCAGGATACCTCAACCTAAATCTGACGGCACCAGAGGCTGAGCCCACACTCAGCAGCTACGCTCACG ACTACCCATACTGCCTTACAGGAAAAGAGCTGAAAGGTGTAATCAAAGGCCTAATCGGACGTTGCAGTGACATCCTGCCAGATTTCTTTGACCACTGTGTTTATACTATGCTCAGGGAGCTGGACAGACAGTCAG gAGAATCTCTGCATGGCTACAGAGTTTGCATTCAGGCGATCTTGCAGGACAAACCCAGAATAGCAACCCAAAACCTGCCAgag TATTTGGAGTTGCTGCGGTCTGTTCAGAATCGACCAGTGAAGTGTTTGACCATCATGTGGGCGCTTGGCCAGGCTGGATTTTATGACCTTAGCCAGGGACTACGAG tgtggcTGGGTATCATGCTTCCTGTCCTGGGAGTCAAGTCCTTGTCTTCATATGCGATTGCATATCTGGAGAGACTTCTGCT ACTTCATGCGAACCTGACAAAGGGATTTGGCATCATGGGTCCTAAAGAGTTCTTTCCTCTACTGGATTTTGCCTTCATGCCCAAGAATGCCCTCTCTTCAAG tctGCAGGAGCAGCTGAGGCGTCTGTACCCTCGACTGAAGGCCCTCGCGTTTGGAGCCAAACCCGAGACCACCTTACACACATACCTGCCATCATTCCTGTCCAGAGCCACGCCGCACTGCccagatgacatgaagagagag TTGCTCAGCAGTATGACGGAGTGTTTGTGCGTGGATGTTCAGAGTCTAGGAGTGTGGAGGCAGCTCTATACTAAACACTTACCCCAGTCCAG tCTGCTGTTGAACCATTTATTAAAATCCTGGAATATTCTGGCTCCAAAG CTCCGAAAGAACCTTGAAGAAACAATCCAGTCTTTCAGAGTGACCAACGAGGAGATGAAGGACACCATCGAAACTCAGGAACTTCAGGAATGCAATAACCTGTGCCAG AATCTGCAGGTGAAGATGCGTGGTCGTGGGTTCCCCTGGTCCAAACTGCTCATGGTTCTGCTCGTGTTTGCTGCTGGTTTCATCGCTCATGACATCAGATCCCAGGGCTCCTTTGCAG atTCCACCACAGCCAGGCATCTGCGTAACTCAGGCGTCACAGCGGTATCTCAGCAGGCCTGGGGCAAAATAGCAGTTTACTCCAAACAGGGCTTTGG CTGGTTGGAGACAAACACCCCTCACTATTACTCTGAGTGTGTGCGGGTTTTGGGGCCGCTGATGGAACAAGGTTTAGAAAAGGCAAAAACAGCAGCCATCTTTATCTCTGAAAACACCACGCAGTTTATTCTCTGGGTCAAAGAAAAGACGCCGCTCGCAGTAGAATGG GTGAACACAAACACCCCAGACAGTGTGTTCCAGCTGTTGGCTTATATAAGggagctcctcctcctcctccatcagaaCTACATCCTGCCAGCACTGGCTTATATATCGGAGCTGCTACAAAGAGCATGGACCAACCTACAGGACTCTTGCAA CGGTGAGGTGTCGGTATCGTGTCTGCAGGCGCACGCTGTGTCCTTCACCAACTCAACGTGGCAGCTGCTCCAACACACGACCTCGGCCATCAAGACGTGGGCTCAGGAGCTTCTGACACGAGCGTGA